From the genome of Deltaproteobacteria bacterium:
CCCCAGTTCGATGGAGGTAGCCACCCGTCTGGTATTGATACTCGGCAAAAGAAAGCCTTGGACGACCACGGCATTGGAGAAATCAAGTTCGGACACCTCGGGGGCCACCTGCATATGGATCTTACCGTTACTTAATACCGTCGGAGTGAAGGCCAATCCCACACCGAAGGGTTTGTATTCGACCGAAACGGTTCCTAATCCGGAAGAATAAGGAATAGGGAATTCCCCACCGGCCAGGAAATTGGCTTTCTGCCCGCTCTGGGTGATGAGGGTAGGTTCCGCCAGGACTTTTAAAAGACCGTTCTCCTTTAAAGCATCTATCAAAACCGTCCAGGGGGTGCCGTTGACCAGAAATCGCAACACTCCATTAATGTTGGAAGAAACAGCCAACGGATCCAAAGGATAGCCGTCAATAGAAGTATAAACTCCCGAACCGCTCAGGGGGGCCAAGCCTTTGGGGGGCAGATTCGATAAATTATTAAGCAAGGTCAGGCCAATCTCTCCGCTGCGGTTAAGGAGCCCGAAATTAAATCCAAACCTTTTAACCACATTTCGAGACATTTCGGATACCCGCACCTCCAACATCACCTGATGCACCCCGCCGACCTGGAGCAGATTAACGATCCTGCCCTTTTTGTTTTCTTTATCATAAGGGGCATAGGGTTCCACCAGGGAAAGGATCTGAGAAAGATTGGCTGAATTGGAGACCGTTCCGGAAAGGGTGATATAATCCTGGTTATAATGGAGACGCAGGCCCTTTTCTTCCGGGAAAAGGGTATGGAGTCGTTCCTTTAATTGAGTGAGATCCGGGGCCACTTCCAGGTCCAAAACATCGGAAATCTTATTTTCGTCTTCCCATATAGTGACGTTGGTTGAACCCGAGGTTTTTCCAACCAGGTAAAGCTGGTGAGGAGTCAAGACCATGGCATCGGCTATCCTCGGTTCGGCCAGGGAAACCCGCTTTATGGGTTTTTGGCTTTGAATGATGATGGACTTTCCCAGGATTAAATTCAATTTCTGGGGGGCGATGGTTTGGAGGGAAACCCTTTCCGGTCCCTGCCCCCAGCAGGATGGTGAAACCAAAAGACCCAGGGGCGGCAGAATCAGAAAGGAAAACAATAGACACAAAATCCCAAACTTAATGGAATGGTCCATTTTCATTGGTCTTCACCTCTTTCAAAATTGACTTCGCTGACTTTATTGCCTTTGATTAATTGCACGGTAAAAAAAGCTTTTTTTACCTGCTCGGGTTTTTGGTTATTCGACGATTGACTTTCAGAAGATTTTTTTTTGACTGTAACTCTCTTAACCGGATTATTCGGAGGATCGGCCGGGCTATAGGAGGCCAACAGATAGGGAACTGTGGTCCCTCTGGTAAAAACAGATTCCGTGTCGGTATAATTTCTCAGGGCCAATTGTACTTTCCCTTCCGTAGCGGCCAGGGCCAGCTTTTCCCCTTCTTCCGGAGTAACCTCCAGGGTGATGACATCGACTTGGGCAGGCTTTTCCTTTTTCCCCTTCTCTTCCACATCCGAACCGGCAGCCAGCACCAGAACATTTTGCAGAACCACCTTGGTTATCGGATTCTCACTTTTACCTTTTTCTTTATTGAGGGTCACCAGGACATCCACCCGGTTGCCCGGATGAATAAACCCGGAGACCCCAACCACCTTATCCACCTTGATGGCCATGGCCCTTTTATTCACCGGTAAGATAGCCGCTACCCCGCCCTGGACGATGGAGGCCGGGGCCAGTCTGGATTCCGATATCAGTTCATCCTTTTTGATCGGATAGGTTAACACCCGTCCGAAGACCTTGGCCCCATTGGTAAAACAACCCGGGGGACAACTTTCCCCGAGAAAGGGTTTCATGGTAATCATCTCTTTGGTGATGACTTTTCCCCAGGGGATATCCATGGTCGCCACGGCAAGCGGATGGGTTTTTAAAGCCATCCCCTCCCGCAGTTGCGCCCTCTTCTGCAGCCAACTGTATGACAACAAACTGGTGATCAGGGCGATCGCCAAAGCCACTCCCAGCAAAATAATCGGTTTATTTTGTTTCATGATGACCTCCTTCTATCCTCCCTTTTTTAAAATTGAGAAGACCGTACCTGCGGCGATGGCTAATCCGTAACATAACTGAGTCGCTTTCTCTTTAGAACCAGGGAGAGGAACAAACTGTTGCGTCAATAGAAAACTTTTTAAGTTTATCCAGCATCCCTTTATTCTTTCTTGACAGACGGTATTGATCAGAATAAGAATTAATGCGTAGACTCCCCCGAAAATCCCCGTATAAAGAAAGGCCCAGAAAACACCCTGAGGTCCCAGCCATCCCCCCACTGCGGCCATTAACTTTACATCGCCGGCCCCCATCCCACCGGCCAGATAAAAAACGATCAGAACAGCGAGTCCGGTCAAGATACCCGCCAGACTGAAAAGGAAGCCGGACCAGCCGTTATAGCCTGTCCAATAGATAAGGGATAAAGCCATGGTCGGATAAGTAAGACGGTTGGGGATCTTTTGAGAGTTGAGGTCATTTATTACCGCTAAGATCAAGGCCGCCAATAAGAACCAGGTTTGCGGTGTTTTCATCATATAGACAGTATTCCTTAAAAATATTTTATCGGTCCTGAGAGACAGGATGCATTATTATGAAATCAGACATCAATAATGCACCCTGTATTAAAATGGACTTTGTCGATCCCGGTTTGTGGATTAACTGCTATAAGGCTGTAGACACTGCATTGAATTTAGTAACTAAGGCAGTTCCTACTGCGGTGACCGCAGTAATGATAGCCACAGCGATCAATGAGGCGATCAAACCGTACTCAATGGCATTGGCGCCTTCCTCTTCTGCTAAAAAACTTTTGATCCACTTTTTCATCAACAACACCTCCTTTCTTATTTTTGACCCATCTTTGATTTTTAAGATCGACAGGCTTTGGTTTCACCCTCTCCGGATAACCTTTGGAAGCGCTTTAATCCTTTTGATCTTAATATAGGCTTTCTTTTTTTCTTTGTCAGTCGGGAGAACCCGGAATATCCTGTGGGGAATTCCTGAAAAGAATTGAAGGGAGGCTTTTTTTAGGCTTCAAATGAGGAAAGTAAAATAGTGGGATAATCTCTTTGATCGATGGATAGGGATGGCTGGATCAAACAGAATAAGGGGAAAGATTATTCCAAGGGGGTAAGGCCGTGCTTAATGGCAAACTTAACCAGGGTGGGGAGATCGCAGATTCCCAACTTCTCCATCAAACGGCCGCGGTAGGTTTCTACTGTCTTGGGGGATATGAACAGGGTTTCTCCGATTTTAACGCTCGAATAACCTTCCACGACCAGTTGCAGGATTTCCCGCTCCCTGGAACTAAGACGTTCAAGCGGACTTTTTTTTAAATGTTCGTCGCGTTTGACCAGAACCTCGGTAACCAGGATCTCTGAAATTCTCTGGCTGAGATAATGGTGGCCAGTGTGCACCGTCCGGATCGCTTCGAAGATTTCCTCAGTGGCTGACAACTTGAGAAGGTAACCTTTAGCCCCTGCCTGAAAGGCCTGATTGATATATTCGAAGTTATCAAACATGGAGAGAATGATTACCCCAATAGCCGGTTGATTTTCGATGATTTGCCGGGTGGCCTCGATCCCATTTAAGTTCGGCATGGAAATATCCATAAGTACAACATCCGGTTTCAACTTCAGGATCTGCTGCACGGCCCGACGTCCATCTGCGGCACTTCCGATAAAAACTATTTCCTGCTGAGCCCTGAAGATGGCCTCCAGACCATCTCGAACTAAGGGGTGATCATCGGCTAAAAAAACCTCTATCGACATGAGTTTTCTTTCCCAACCTTGATCACTGTGGATTTCCCTTTTCCTTTTCCAATATATTAGGCCTTCAAGTTATCAGAAAAAGGAGATAACGCGCTTAGATTCCTTTACAAAATTAAACACTACCAAAACCCATTTGCTAATGGAATAGAGTCAACCCTGTATTTTAATGATAAAATTATAGTAAATCGGTTATTAAACAGGGCTTTCGGCAGGAAGACGCCTCGGCGGTAGACATCCGGAAAGAGGCCTTTAAAAAACGCATAGGCTAATACTGAATTCACCATTCAAATTTTCAAACCTAAGCTTCATGCCTGGCAGGGCACCGCGAAACATGAAAACGTTTTGAGGCTATGGGCTATGGGCAATAGGCGAAGGCAGGGTTGCAAGGTTTTCACCTTGAAACTTGAAACTTGCATCTTGCAACTATATTCTTTAACCGCCCCCCCGGCCCCTGACCCATAATTTCCTACTACAAAAAGCACTGGGGATCTTCGGCCAGGAAATCATTCTCTGCTCTGGACTGGGAACAGGCATAGGCAACGGCCCGGCAACCGCGGCAATTGGCCCATCGGTTGCAAGAACCGCATTTGCCCTGGTACTGGCTCCTGTCCCGGAGCTTTTCGAGTACCGGAGAGGTAACCCAAAGTTCACGCAGCGAGTCTTCTTTGACATTCCCAATGGGGATCGGGAGCCTTCTGCAGGGGGTAACCGTTCCATCGGGTAAAATGGTCATTCCGGAAAATCCGGCCGCACAGCCGCCCATGGGCACAGCCCCAAGGTCCACCGTCTCGGCAAAGCGGTCCATTTGGGAGGCCACCGGATCGCCGGTGACTATTTCCAGACCAGGAAACCGGATCGAAAAGACTTCCAGATAAAGGTCCTTTAGTTCTTCCTTGCTCAGCATATGCGGCAGCAATCCCACCCCCCGGCCTGAAGGGACCAGCCGGGAAAAACCAAGACGGTCCACCTTGAGGGAATCGGCCAGGACGGCCATTTCTTCCAGATAAGGGGCGTTGATCTCAGATAAAGTCATATTCAAGGTGGTTTTAAGGCCCGCGGTCAGCAGTTGATCGATCCCTCCCAATGTGGCTGCGAAACTTCCCTTCCCCCGGATCGATTCATGGATCCTTTCCGGCCCTTCCATACTGACTTGAATCCCCTTCACCCCCAACTGAGAGAGCCGCTCGGCCTTTTCCCGGTCTATCAAAATCCCGTTGGAAAGCAGGTAAAGTTCAAATCCCTTTTGGCCCATGGCCTCCAAAATCTCAAACAGGTCCGGCCGGAGAAAAGGCTCTCCGCCGGTGACATTAAAACTGGGTGCGAAGGACATATCATAGGCTTCTGACCAGGCCTCGATCATATCGGCGATCTCCTGTACCACCGGTTTGATCTCAGCCAAGGACATCTCCTGGGAGGCTTTTCCTTCCTGATAACAATGCCGGCATCGAAGATTGCAGCGCTCGGTGAGGTGCCACTGAACAAAAAAATCCATAGCATTATCCGTTAACATAAACCCTCACTTTTTTTATCGGGTGGTTTTCGATTCGTTTTGATCACGCCATCATCAAAGGAAAAATGGCGGATAAGCAGGAGATTCTTTACCCTGCCCATCCGCCACCGGGTTTCGTTGCTATCCAAGCAACGTTTAAGATTTTCAACTCTTTCACTTGCGGCATACCTTACCAGGATTTTCCTTCAAGACCTTCTTCATCTTATCCCAATAGGCAGCTTCCTTGGCCATCACCGTGGGGTTCGGCTTATTAGTCATCCCGATCCACCTCCTTTCTGTGATAGTTTTCCTTATAAAATAGCAAATTTTAATTTTAATAGAGATGGAGCCGGTGGGATATAAGGTATTTCCCTTATTTTGCCTTTGGAAATACTGTATTTAACTCGTTTTAATAATTCTCCCCTCCTGGGTTTTGATATGATCCAATCGGGACCAGAGGTCGGAAAAGAGACCTGCTCTAAAGCGGGGCAGATCTCGATACCCTTCTTTGACGGCGGCATAGAGTCGACCTTCGGCTAAAAGCCTTTCGAAAATCTCGGCCCCCAGGGCCGACCTCCTTCCCCCCTTCCGGGCAATCCCCAGGGCTGTTTTAAGATTTATCGTGGGGTCGTGAAACCGCAGCCCCTTAAAAAAATTGATCATCCTGGTGGCGGCAAAAAGGGTATAAATATCTTCTCGTTTGAAATTATCGGTTTCAATGGCCATGGCCGTGAGACAGGATTTAAGGACATCGGACTCGGTCGGTTCCGGAAACTTTTGAGCGATGGGGGTTCCGGGGGTTAAATAAAAAGGGGAGGCACCTAAAAGGACCGGGAGCTGGGAATTGACCCGCAAGGTCCGGATCATGGAGTTGAGTGATTCACCGGGCAGACCTAATATCTGATAAGAGACAATCTTAAACCCTAAGCGGAAAGCCTCATGGACCACCGCCAGATAGTGTTTCATCCCCCGGGGTCGAAGGGCTTCTCTCCGGATCACGGGACTGGAACTGACCAGAGAAAGATTCAGATGGGTAAAACCAGCCTCTTTCATCAAAATCAACAATTCCGAATTCAGGCTCTGATAAGAGATGCCGTTCATGGCCAGCAGTTCGATTTTCCC
Proteins encoded in this window:
- a CDS encoding Flp family type IVb pilin: MKKWIKSFLAEEEGANAIEYGLIASLIAVAIITAVTAVGTALVTKFNAVSTAL
- a CDS encoding prepilin peptidase, encoding MMKTPQTWFLLAALILAVINDLNSQKIPNRLTYPTMALSLIYWTGYNGWSGFLFSLAGILTGLAVLIVFYLAGGMGAGDVKLMAAVGGWLGPQGVFWAFLYTGIFGGVYALILILINTVCQERIKGCWINLKSFLLTQQFVPLPGSKEKATQLCYGLAIAAGTVFSILKKGG
- a CDS encoding radical SAM protein, whose amino-acid sequence is MLTDNAMDFFVQWHLTERCNLRCRHCYQEGKASQEMSLAEIKPVVQEIADMIEAWSEAYDMSFAPSFNVTGGEPFLRPDLFEILEAMGQKGFELYLLSNGILIDREKAERLSQLGVKGIQVSMEGPERIHESIRGKGSFAATLGGIDQLLTAGLKTTLNMTLSEINAPYLEEMAVLADSLKVDRLGFSRLVPSGRGVGLLPHMLSKEELKDLYLEVFSIRFPGLEIVTGDPVASQMDRFAETVDLGAVPMGGCAAGFSGMTILPDGTVTPCRRLPIPIGNVKEDSLRELWVTSPVLEKLRDRSQYQGKCGSCNRWANCRGCRAVAYACSQSRAENDFLAEDPQCFL
- a CDS encoding response regulator transcription factor, yielding MSIEVFLADDHPLVRDGLEAIFRAQQEIVFIGSAADGRRAVQQILKLKPDVVLMDISMPNLNGIEATRQIIENQPAIGVIILSMFDNFEYINQAFQAGAKGYLLKLSATEEIFEAIRTVHTGHHYLSQRISEILVTEVLVKRDEHLKKSPLERLSSREREILQLVVEGYSSVKIGETLFISPKTVETYRGRLMEKLGICDLPTLVKFAIKHGLTPLE
- the cpaB gene encoding Flp pilus assembly protein CpaB — translated: MKQNKPIILLGVALAIALITSLLSYSWLQKRAQLREGMALKTHPLAVATMDIPWGKVITKEMITMKPFLGESCPPGCFTNGAKVFGRVLTYPIKKDELISESRLAPASIVQGGVAAILPVNKRAMAIKVDKVVGVSGFIHPGNRVDVLVTLNKEKGKSENPITKVVLQNVLVLAAGSDVEEKGKKEKPAQVDVITLEVTPEEGEKLALAATEGKVQLALRNYTDTESVFTRGTTVPYLLASYSPADPPNNPVKRVTVKKKSSESQSSNNQKPEQVKKAFFTVQLIKGNKVSEVNFERGEDQ
- a CDS encoding type II and III secretion system protein family protein, producing MKMDHSIKFGILCLLFSFLILPPLGLLVSPSCWGQGPERVSLQTIAPQKLNLILGKSIIIQSQKPIKRVSLAEPRIADAMVLTPHQLYLVGKTSGSTNVTIWEDENKISDVLDLEVAPDLTQLKERLHTLFPEEKGLRLHYNQDYITLSGTVSNSANLSQILSLVEPYAPYDKENKKGRIVNLLQVGGVHQVMLEVRVSEMSRNVVKRFGFNFGLLNRSGEIGLTLLNNLSNLPPKGLAPLSGSGVYTSIDGYPLDPLAVSSNINGVLRFLVNGTPWTVLIDALKENGLLKVLAEPTLITQSGQKANFLAGGEFPIPYSSGLGTVSVEYKPFGVGLAFTPTVLSNGKIHMQVAPEVSELDFSNAVVVQGFLLPSINTRRVATSIELGDGQSFAIAGLLKEDVREVVSKFPVLGDIPILGSLFRSSAFRKNESELIVIVTPHLVKPLDMTKQTLPTDQFVEPTDFEFYLLGSLEGTGKEKPRPGNPSSAWPTTPSKKEEGLVGKFGHAVPQ